A single genomic interval of Desulfovibrio sp. harbors:
- the tssI gene encoding type VI secretion system tip protein VgrG: protein MPPTDAPSYHFTISGLPDDSFQVVKFTGTEGLSQLYEFDVLLASASHEIDLGAVLSGRTRLSVHRPGKQELGLNGMVLDFDQLEQNHGLTFYRALVVPRAWWLTQIRTTQIFLDDEMHHVLESILKQAALQPGLDFEFRLAANYPKRDWICQYDETHWNFFNRLMERAGLYFFFEQTQNGEKLVVTDTAMSHVPLTGEGGLSYRPPSALDTQLDPETARSFRCALHRLPKEVLIRDYNYRTLRQVEGRHEVSETGLGTIYRHVEDLRSNSEANYVAKARADGLACQGRRFHGETAAPFLRPGFTFHLSDHYRSDFNREYTTIELKHEGHQEAYIATLAGQNTKAAQDKPFYRNTFVAIPSDVQFRPEPKTPRPIVAGPVTAWIDGEAEGKYAEVDSMGRYKVVFPLDLSGRNEGKASHWIRMMTPYGGNGHGMHFPLHKGTEVLVVFRDGNPDKPVIAGAVPNMTQKMVVNEDNNTQCRLTTAGDNRFHIEDLEGSQRFLLHTPVENSWVRIGAPNDPPATSSDSDWNWNNAASKNGIAISTGNSFSVNCQVWNTVTFGESSSFTGGMKMATVLGETLNISLGPRHDIVIPRKYDYTPSKTGIESMCEYLHIKKKVVVAQQEQIAEQQQIIIEQNNVVIQEQNNIVQEQNNVVEDHNDMNVQHEQVVVEQNLNAVQQEQAIVNQNNQIVEQEQAIVNQNNQIAEQEQVIANQNIQAVEQNIMVEQQNNMVVNGMSLGAMKQMLFGGVDII from the coding sequence ATGCCGCCAACCGACGCCCCCAGCTACCATTTCACCATTTCCGGCCTGCCCGACGATTCGTTCCAGGTAGTCAAGTTCACGGGCACGGAAGGCCTCTCCCAGCTCTACGAATTCGACGTTCTCCTGGCCTCGGCCTCCCATGAGATCGACCTGGGCGCGGTGCTCAGCGGACGCACGCGCCTGAGCGTGCACCGGCCTGGCAAGCAGGAACTTGGCTTAAACGGCATGGTCCTGGACTTCGACCAGCTCGAGCAGAACCACGGCCTCACCTTCTACCGCGCCCTGGTAGTGCCCAGGGCTTGGTGGCTCACCCAGATTCGCACCACCCAGATATTTCTCGACGACGAAATGCACCACGTGCTGGAAAGCATTCTCAAGCAGGCCGCCCTCCAGCCTGGCCTGGACTTCGAATTCCGCCTGGCCGCCAATTACCCAAAGCGCGACTGGATCTGCCAATACGACGAGACCCACTGGAACTTCTTCAACCGCCTCATGGAACGCGCCGGGCTCTATTTCTTCTTCGAGCAGACGCAAAACGGGGAGAAGCTCGTGGTCACGGACACGGCCATGTCCCACGTTCCCCTGACCGGCGAGGGAGGCCTGTCCTATCGCCCGCCTTCGGCCCTGGACACACAGCTCGACCCCGAGACCGCCAGGTCGTTCCGGTGCGCCCTGCACCGCCTGCCCAAGGAGGTGCTCATCCGGGACTACAACTACCGCACGCTCAGGCAGGTGGAGGGGCGCCACGAGGTGAGCGAGACCGGGCTCGGCACCATCTACCGGCACGTGGAGGACCTCCGCTCCAATTCAGAGGCCAACTACGTGGCCAAGGCCAGGGCCGACGGCCTCGCCTGCCAGGGCCGCCGCTTCCACGGCGAAACGGCCGCCCCATTTCTGCGCCCCGGCTTCACCTTCCACCTCTCCGACCACTACCGTTCCGACTTCAACCGGGAATACACCACCATCGAACTCAAGCACGAAGGGCACCAGGAGGCCTACATCGCCACCCTGGCAGGCCAGAACACAAAGGCCGCGCAGGACAAGCCCTTCTACCGCAACACCTTCGTGGCCATCCCGTCCGACGTGCAGTTCAGGCCGGAGCCCAAGACGCCCAGGCCCATCGTGGCCGGCCCGGTCACTGCCTGGATCGACGGCGAAGCAGAAGGCAAATATGCCGAAGTCGACTCCATGGGCCGCTACAAGGTGGTCTTTCCCCTGGACCTGTCCGGCCGCAATGAAGGCAAGGCCTCGCACTGGATACGCATGATGACCCCCTACGGCGGCAACGGCCACGGCATGCACTTCCCCCTGCACAAGGGCACGGAGGTGCTGGTGGTCTTCCGCGACGGCAACCCGGACAAGCCCGTCATCGCCGGGGCCGTGCCCAACATGACCCAGAAGATGGTGGTCAACGAGGACAACAACACCCAGTGCAGGCTCACAACCGCCGGTGACAACAGGTTCCACATCGAGGATCTTGAAGGGAGCCAGCGCTTTTTGCTGCACACGCCCGTGGAAAACTCCTGGGTGCGCATCGGCGCTCCCAACGATCCGCCCGCCACGAGCTCGGACAGCGACTGGAACTGGAACAACGCGGCATCCAAAAACGGAATAGCCATCAGCACGGGGAATTCCTTCAGCGTCAACTGCCAGGTCTGGAACACGGTTACCTTCGGGGAGTCTTCGAGCTTCACGGGCGGGATGAAGATGGCCACCGTATTGGGCGAAACCTTGAACATCTCTCTTGGCCCCCGCCACGACATCGTCATACCGCGCAAGTACGACTACACACCCTCGAAAACCGGCATTGAGTCCATGTGCGAATATCTGCACATAAAAAAGAAGGTTGTTGTTGCGCAGCAAGAGCAGATAGCCGAGCAGCAGCAGATCATCATTGAACAGAACAATGTCGTTATCCAAGAGCAGAATAACATTGTTCAGGAACAGAATAACGTTGTCGAGGATCACAACGACATGAACGTGCAGCATGAACAGGTCGTCGTTGAGCAAAATTTAAATGCAGTCCAGCAGGAACAGGCCATAGTCAACCAAAACAACCAGATCGTCGAGCAGGAGCAGGCCATCGTCAACCAGAACAATCAGATCGCTGAGCAGGAGCAGGTCATCGCCAACCAGAACATCCAAGCAGTTGAACAGAATATCATGGTCGAGCAACAGAACAACATGGTTGTGAACGGCATGAGCTTAGGTGCCATGAAGCAGATGCTGTTCGGAGGCGTCGACATCATCTGA
- a CDS encoding SRPBCC family protein, producing the protein MTLHALSRTQILPITLSEAWAYFSDPNNLCDLTPEWLCFDIRSNVPPRMHPGMIIEYRITALAGIPMNWITEITHVVEPVLFVDEQRFGPYRFWHHQHHFREIDRGVEMYDLVHYSLPFWPLGSLMHALHVRKKLREIFDHRQEHLKVVFPG; encoded by the coding sequence ATGACGCTCCACGCCTTGAGCCGCACCCAGATATTGCCCATTACCCTAAGCGAGGCCTGGGCATACTTCAGCGACCCGAACAACCTGTGCGACTTGACCCCCGAGTGGCTGTGCTTCGACATCCGCTCGAACGTGCCGCCACGGATGCACCCGGGCATGATCATCGAATACAGGATCACGGCCCTGGCCGGCATCCCCATGAACTGGATCACCGAGATCACCCACGTGGTGGAACCCGTTCTCTTCGTGGACGAGCAGCGCTTCGGCCCCTACCGGTTCTGGCACCACCAGCACCATTTCCGCGAAATCGACCGGGGAGTCGAGATGTACGACCTGGTGCACTACTCCCTGCCCTTCTGGCCCTTGGGGAGCCTTATGCATGCCCTGCATGTGCGCAAGAAGCTGCGGGAGATATTCGACCACCGCCAGGAGCACCTGAAGGTGGTCTTTCCGGGGTGA
- a CDS encoding CHASE domain-containing protein, producing MPEYSPSRPLSEKTAWPSDRLILLGKSASWILLALSLAGTTFAWYLANGAVSSHARANFEFRTTEITNAIRDRIGAYVLALRGGAALFNASRTVTMTQWKDFAATMDLNTNYPGIQGLGYSPAIFPDTKEQHIAEMRSQGFPDYAIRPPGDREAYTPVIYLEPDNALNKKAFGFDTFSNDVRRAAIERARDTAKPTITGKITLVQEGTTNVQPGFIMFLAVYKSQEPPATVEERRLSIKGYVNAPFRMYNLMNGIIPDTQNDVAFEVFDGSEMADASLMYRSEALTSNREQIRPASFVSIERMEILGRPWTVRLSALEEFENAIDRRVPYFIACSGLIVSLLLFAVFRAFLRDRVNILLLEQARKHESELLRGILDNFPMPYILVDAKQRILKTNTRFIEMLELDVSIEGCNGKTLKEISCHDAEYIELIEKSISDGAVLQNAEVHTKSCKGKDKVMLVSISPLYDIDKVCIGGLCIYMDLTERRQMEIKLASVGKMEAIGQLAAGIAHEINTPTQYVGDGVTFLRDSFADISRVLTQVEHYAAQPDAVGEVAAQAMKELLHDVEAEFLQKEIPSTINRIFEGIERISTIVQAMRRFSHSSGDRMLTVDLENVVRTTVEISRNEWKYVSTMELDFSKDLPNVRCQQDEISQVLLNIIVNASHSVADVVKNKNELGKITIRTRKVDDMAEISISDTGSGIPEEVRDKVFNMFFTTKDVGKGTGQGLAIAYESVVNKHEGSLTFSTEVGVGTTFYVRIPIDGPKNSKNEL from the coding sequence ATGCCAGAGTACTCTCCCAGTCGTCCTTTGTCAGAGAAAACGGCCTGGCCATCGGACAGGCTGATACTTCTGGGCAAGTCAGCCAGCTGGATTCTGTTGGCCTTGAGCCTCGCCGGTACCACCTTCGCCTGGTATCTCGCCAATGGAGCGGTCTCCTCGCATGCGCGGGCCAATTTCGAGTTTCGCACCACGGAAATAACCAACGCAATTCGAGACCGCATCGGAGCGTACGTGCTGGCCCTGCGAGGAGGGGCGGCCCTTTTCAACGCCTCGCGCACCGTCACGATGACCCAATGGAAAGACTTCGCCGCAACCATGGATCTCAACACGAATTATCCCGGCATTCAGGGGCTGGGATACTCCCCGGCCATCTTTCCCGACACCAAGGAGCAACACATAGCCGAGATGCGTTCGCAGGGTTTTCCCGACTACGCCATCCGCCCGCCCGGAGACCGCGAGGCCTATACGCCGGTGATCTACCTGGAACCGGACAACGCCCTCAACAAAAAGGCCTTCGGGTTCGACACCTTCAGCAACGACGTGCGCCGCGCCGCCATCGAACGCGCGCGGGACACCGCAAAGCCCACCATAACCGGCAAGATAACCCTGGTGCAGGAAGGCACCACCAATGTTCAGCCGGGTTTCATCATGTTTCTGGCGGTGTACAAGAGCCAGGAGCCTCCGGCCACGGTGGAGGAACGCCGGCTATCGATCAAGGGATACGTCAATGCGCCGTTTCGCATGTACAATCTCATGAACGGCATAATACCAGACACCCAGAACGATGTTGCCTTTGAGGTTTTCGATGGCTCGGAAATGGCGGATGCTTCGCTCATGTACCGCAGCGAAGCGCTGACATCGAATCGAGAGCAGATACGTCCCGCATCGTTTGTTTCCATTGAACGCATGGAGATTCTTGGCAGGCCGTGGACCGTCCGCTTGTCTGCTCTTGAAGAATTCGAGAATGCCATTGATCGTCGTGTGCCATATTTTATCGCATGTTCAGGACTGATTGTCAGCCTGTTGCTCTTTGCGGTTTTTCGGGCCTTCCTGCGCGATCGCGTCAATATCCTGCTGCTGGAACAGGCAAGGAAGCATGAATCGGAACTGCTCCGTGGGATACTGGACAATTTCCCGATGCCCTATATCCTGGTTGATGCAAAGCAACGCATACTCAAAACAAATACTCGCTTCATTGAGATGCTTGAATTGGATGTTTCAATAGAAGGCTGCAACGGAAAGACTCTTAAGGAAATATCCTGCCATGATGCTGAATATATAGAGTTGATCGAAAAGAGCATTTCTGACGGGGCGGTATTGCAAAATGCGGAGGTGCATACAAAGAGTTGCAAGGGAAAAGACAAGGTCATGCTGGTGAGCATTTCTCCCTTGTACGACATCGACAAGGTCTGCATAGGCGGACTGTGCATCTACATGGACCTGACGGAACGCCGTCAGATGGAGATCAAGCTTGCCAGCGTGGGCAAGATGGAGGCCATAGGCCAACTGGCCGCAGGCATAGCGCACGAGATAAACACCCCCACCCAGTATGTGGGAGACGGCGTCACCTTCCTGCGGGATTCATTTGCGGATATTTCCAGGGTGTTAACCCAGGTTGAACACTACGCTGCCCAGCCTGACGCGGTGGGAGAGGTTGCGGCACAGGCCATGAAGGAACTGTTGCATGATGTCGAAGCTGAATTTCTCCAGAAAGAAATACCCAGCACTATAAATAGAATTTTTGAAGGCATTGAACGCATCAGCACCATTGTTCAAGCCATGCGCCGATTCTCGCATTCTTCCGGAGACAGGATGCTGACAGTAGACCTTGAGAACGTTGTACGAACGACTGTGGAAATTTCACGCAACGAATGGAAATACGTCTCCACAATGGAACTCGATTTTTCCAAGGACCTCCCAAACGTCCGCTGCCAGCAGGATGAAATAAGCCAGGTTCTGCTCAATATCATTGTGAATGCATCTCACTCTGTAGCGGACGTGGTAAAGAACAAGAATGAACTTGGAAAAATAACCATACGAACCAGAAAAGTTGACGATATGGCTGAAATTTCCATCAGCGACACGGGTTCAGGCATACCTGAAGAAGTGCGCGACAAGGTTTTCAACATGTTCTTCACCACAAAGGATGTCGGGAAAGGCACCGGACAAGGGCTGGCCATCGCCTACGAGAGTGTGGTCAACAAGCATGAAGGCTCTCTTACATTCAGTACAGAAGTTGGTGTGGGAACAACATTCTATGTGCGCATTCCGATAGACGGCCCTAAAAACAGCAAGAATGAATTGTGA
- a CDS encoding chemotaxis protein CheW — translation MSDTARQDDSGTLLQLVTFTISNEEFGLDILRVQEIIRTMEITKVPRAPDFVEGVINLRGKVIPIIDLRKRFGMESKKHDSQTRIIVVEIHSMIVGFVVDSVSEVLRIQSSTVEPPPAVVSGVESEYISGVGKLEDRLLILIDLDKLLSEEEHGSMKSI, via the coding sequence ATGAGCGACACAGCCAGACAAGACGACTCAGGCACACTGCTGCAACTGGTGACCTTCACCATCTCCAATGAGGAGTTCGGCCTGGACATCTTGCGGGTCCAGGAGATCATCCGCACCATGGAGATAACCAAGGTTCCCAGGGCGCCGGATTTCGTCGAGGGCGTCATCAACCTGCGCGGCAAGGTGATTCCCATCATCGACCTGCGCAAGCGCTTCGGCATGGAATCCAAAAAGCACGACAGCCAAACCAGGATAATAGTCGTTGAGATCCATTCAATGATCGTGGGATTCGTGGTCGATTCCGTTTCCGAGGTCCTGCGGATTCAATCGAGCACCGTGGAGCCGCCCCCGGCCGTGGTGTCCGGGGTAGAGTCCGAGTACATAAGCGGCGTGGGTAAGCTGGAGGACAGGCTGCTGATTCTCATCGACCTGGACAAGCTGCTGTCGGAGGAAGAACACGGCTCGATGAAGTCGATCTGA
- a CDS encoding pyridoxamine 5'-phosphate oxidase family protein: MTPEDFEKAVTAILDSVPVMTLATCAGGSPWATDVYFARIGFGLVFYSSPGSRHCLNLAANPACAATAHPAASSWQDIRGLQMEGEARPITQLADKVRATAAYLARFPFAKALMSDPSQVARSMAKAAIHEFLPSRIRYLDNALGFGARFTMSLGNGKLAGSPQSEADA, from the coding sequence ATGACTCCCGAGGACTTCGAAAAGGCCGTGACGGCCATTCTCGACTCGGTTCCGGTGATGACCCTGGCCACCTGCGCGGGAGGCTCGCCCTGGGCCACGGACGTCTATTTCGCCCGCATAGGCTTTGGCCTGGTGTTTTATTCCTCGCCAGGCTCCAGGCACTGCCTCAATCTGGCGGCCAATCCGGCCTGCGCGGCCACGGCGCACCCGGCGGCCTCATCCTGGCAGGACATCCGCGGCCTGCAGATGGAAGGCGAGGCCAGGCCCATCACCCAGCTTGCGGACAAGGTGCGGGCCACTGCGGCCTACCTGGCCAGATTTCCGTTCGCCAAGGCGCTCATGAGCGACCCCTCCCAGGTGGCCCGCTCAATGGCCAAGGCGGCCATCCATGAATTCTTGCCCTCGCGCATACGCTACCTGGACAACGCCCTCGGCTTCGGTGCGCGCTTCACCATGAGCCTGGGAAACGGCAAGCTCGCCGGATCGCCCCAGTCCGAAGCCGACGCGTAG
- a CDS encoding alpha/beta hydrolase → MSDFIRRYPVAMLLIILAAVSAPFGQARAEGGIDPADPMVRITYTKSNLDVPAVLAAVSREVSKSTGLGEELLTYYWQTFDAVHCMGKPATDKPMFVDLYVPGFMTDDMVAKMMTAIADSLAKNTGLDKKWVFIHTHFPQQGHVYISGEVSHWDNYRGKPEKPARDISDRAMSKFLFNDGAFVFQCLWRAGLIAAGGADLGEMLTITSQVKDYDKESWYQAWNAMARRLRDAADRDAAAGHNVSAMQQYFRATEYYRASGIYLFGSDPRGAVAWQDGRDTFLKAAQLSEGRIKPVRIPYEKTTLPGYLVTPDTTKRKRPLLIIQTGLDGTAEDLYFIIAAHAAKRGYACLIFEGPGQGEMIVKQGLPFRHDWEKVVTPVVDFAVTLPEVDSRRMAVIGYSMGGYLVPRALAFEKRIAWGIADGGVVSPFDGVLSKFPAEVLAGVDVPAQAARVDELVGKEMAKHPEQAQFINQMLWTFDAKTPSALFTKLRKFNQADTMGKIETEMLVVNSSEDQVAASNAQSKLFFNGVKAKKTYMEFDALRGTQFHCQLGAPLASSERILDWLDERAKPKQ, encoded by the coding sequence ATGTCGGATTTCATTCGCAGATATCCCGTCGCCATGCTTCTCATCATTCTTGCCGCCGTGTCGGCCCCCTTCGGGCAGGCCCGCGCGGAGGGCGGCATCGACCCTGCCGACCCCATGGTGCGCATCACCTATACGAAATCGAACCTGGACGTCCCGGCCGTGCTGGCCGCCGTCAGCCGCGAGGTGTCCAAGTCAACGGGTTTGGGCGAGGAACTCCTCACCTACTACTGGCAGACCTTCGACGCCGTGCACTGCATGGGCAAGCCCGCCACGGACAAGCCCATGTTCGTGGACCTCTACGTGCCCGGCTTCATGACCGACGACATGGTGGCCAAGATGATGACCGCCATCGCCGACTCCCTGGCCAAGAACACGGGCCTCGACAAGAAGTGGGTCTTCATCCACACCCACTTCCCCCAGCAGGGGCACGTGTACATAAGCGGCGAGGTCTCCCACTGGGACAACTACCGCGGCAAGCCGGAAAAACCCGCGCGCGACATCTCCGACCGGGCCATGAGCAAGTTCCTCTTCAACGACGGCGCCTTCGTGTTCCAATGTCTGTGGAGGGCCGGGCTCATCGCGGCGGGCGGGGCGGACCTGGGCGAGATGCTCACCATCACAAGCCAGGTGAAGGACTACGACAAGGAGAGCTGGTATCAGGCCTGGAACGCCATGGCCCGCAGGCTGCGCGACGCGGCCGACCGGGACGCCGCCGCCGGGCATAACGTAAGCGCCATGCAGCAGTATTTCCGCGCCACCGAATACTACCGGGCCAGCGGAATCTACCTCTTCGGAAGCGACCCGCGCGGCGCCGTGGCCTGGCAGGACGGCCGCGACACCTTTCTGAAGGCCGCCCAGCTCTCCGAGGGGCGCATTAAGCCCGTGCGCATTCCGTATGAAAAGACCACCCTGCCCGGCTACCTGGTCACCCCGGACACCACCAAACGCAAGCGCCCGCTGCTCATCATCCAGACCGGCCTGGACGGCACCGCCGAGGACCTCTACTTCATCATCGCCGCCCATGCCGCGAAGCGCGGCTACGCCTGCCTGATCTTCGAAGGCCCCGGCCAGGGCGAGATGATCGTCAAGCAGGGCCTGCCCTTCCGGCACGACTGGGAGAAGGTGGTCACCCCCGTGGTGGACTTCGCCGTCACCCTGCCCGAGGTGGATTCCAGGCGCATGGCCGTCATCGGCTACTCCATGGGCGGCTATCTGGTGCCGCGCGCCCTGGCCTTCGAGAAGCGCATTGCCTGGGGCATCGCCGACGGCGGCGTGGTCAGCCCCTTTGACGGCGTGTTGTCCAAGTTCCCGGCCGAGGTGCTTGCGGGCGTGGACGTTCCGGCCCAGGCGGCCCGGGTGGACGAGCTGGTGGGCAAGGAGATGGCCAAGCACCCGGAGCAGGCCCAGTTCATCAACCAGATGCTCTGGACCTTCGACGCCAAGACCCCGAGCGCGCTGTTCACGAAGCTTAGGAAATTCAACCAGGCCGACACCATGGGTAAGATAGAGACCGAAATGCTGGTGGTGAACTCAAGCGAGGACCAGGTGGCCGCATCCAACGCCCAGTCCAAACTGTTCTTCAATGGTGTGAAGGCCAAGAAGACCTACATGGAGTTCGACGCCTTGCGGGGCACGCAGTTCCACTGCCAGCTGGGCGCGCCCCTGGCCTCCAGCGAACGCATTCTCGACTGGCTGGACGAGAGGGCCAAGCCCAAGCAATAG